A genome region from Triticum aestivum cultivar Chinese Spring chromosome 2B, IWGSC CS RefSeq v2.1, whole genome shotgun sequence includes the following:
- the LOC123040761 gene encoding uncharacterized protein, translating to MATAHCYPPPPPIAHALPRPHAADSAVALLPDDGGSDSESVAESSCPHPRRPTASGDEEEEEEDGCSGSCVEADEYWGYYQQQQHPQEADEEEEVSTASVWWKKKRAAAAAGRAGGAFPSAVGREGEEKKAEDPKRAAARQEEDRKFWADCLATGYP from the coding sequence ATGGCCACGGCACACTgttacccgccgccgccgcccatcgcccACGCGCTTCCAAGGCCGCACGCCGCCGACAGCGCCGTCGCCCTCCTCCCCGACGACGGCGGCAGCGACAGCGAGAGCGTGGCGGAGTCGTCGTGCCCGCACCCGCGCCGGCCGACGGCGagcggggacgaggaggaggaggaggaggacgggtgCAGCGGCAGCTGCGTGGAGGCGGACGAGTACTGGGGGTActaccagcagcagcagcatccgCAGGAAGCCGACGAAGAGGAGGAGGTCAGCACGGCGAGCGTCTGGTGGAAGAAgaaacgggcggcggcggcggctggtagGGCCGGCGGCGCGTTCCCCTCGGCGGTGGGGCGTGAGGGGGAGGAGAAGAAGGCGGAGGACCcgaagcgggcggcggcgcggcaggagGAGGACCGCAAGTTCTGGGCGGACTGCCTCGCCACAGGGTACCCATGA
- the LOC123043822 gene encoding 4-alpha-glucanotransferase DPE2: MAKVTLIFKLPYYTQWGQSIIIAGSAPALGSWNVKQGLPLSPVHEGNALVWRGQVLVPAVFTCEYSYHVVDDHKNVLRWESGEKKKLVVPEGVKDGDVVEVRDWWQDASEALFLRSAFKNVIFSATDNAKRQLQPSSLNKSLDPEDIVVQFIISCPRLAAGSTVVVTGSNPAIGNWKEQNGLKLNYVGDSIWKAYCVLRKSEFPVKYKYCQVSEAGVFSLEFGPNREVDVDLSSPKPSRHILLSDGSLREAPWRGAGVAVPMFSIRSNEDLGVGEFPDLKLLVDWAVNSGFHLVQLLPINDTSVNKMWWDSYPYSSLSVFALHPLYLRVQALSDAIPADVKEEISKAKKELDKKDVDYEAALATKLRIAQKMFNLEKDKVLNSAPFKQFLSENEEWLKPYAAFCFLRDFFETSDHSQWGRFSQFSKEKLDKLVAADALHHDIIRFHYYVQYHLFTQLSEAAAYARKNKVILKGDLPIGVDRNSVDTWVYPTLFRMNTATGAPPDYFAKSGQNWGFPTYNWEEMSKDNYGWWRARLTQLSKFFTAYRIDHILGFFRIWELPDHAATGLCGKFRPSIPLSQEELLGDGIWDFDRMSRPYIRQDMLEEKFGSLWTVVAANFLHEYQKHCYEFKEECNTEKKIVTKLNTSPEKSLWLEKEDSIRRGLFDLLQNIVLIRDPEDSTKYYPRFNLEDTSSFRDLDEHSKNVLRRLYHDYYFVRQENLWRQNALKTLPVLLNCSDMLACGEDLGLIPACVHPVMLELGLIGLRIQRMPSEPGLEFDIPSKYSYMTVCAPSCHDCSTLRAWWEGDEGTRSRFYKTVIGSDKEAPSRCTPEVVNFILQQHFDAPSMWAIFPLQDLLALKDKYTARPAAEETINDPTNPRHYWRFRLHVPLESILEDKDIQASIKNLVTSSGRSFPGKKTDKA; this comes from the exons ATGGCGAAAGTGACCCTGATCTTCAAGCTACCGTACTACACGCAATGGGGGCAGAGCATCATCATCGCcggctccgcgccggcgctcgggtCCTGGAACGTCAAGCAGGGGCTGCCCCTGAGCCCGGTTCACGAGGGGAACGCGCTGGTCTGGCGCGGCCAGGTTTTAGTCCCCGCTGTCTTCACCTGTGAGTACAGCTACCATGTGGTGGACGACCACAAGAACGTTCTCAGATGGGAGTCTGGGGAGAAGAAGAAGCTAGTGGTGCCGGAGGGCGTCAAGGACGGCGACGTCGTCGAGGTCCGCGACTGGTGGCAG GATGCTTCTGAAGCTCTTTTCCTCCGAAGTGCGTTCAAGAACGTCATTTTCAGCGCAACTGATAATGCTAAAAGGCAATTGCAGCCTTCTTCCCTCAACAAAAGTTTGGATCCTGAAG ATATTGTCGTGCAATTTATTATCAGTTGTCCTCGGCTAGCAGCTGGTTCTACT GTTGTCGTCACAGGAAGTAACCCCGCGATAGGAAATTGGAAAGAGCAAAATGGTCTCAAGCTCAACTATGTTGGAGATTCCATTTGGAAAGCCTACTGTGTGTTGCGGAAGTCTGAGTTCCCAGTAAA ATATAAGTACTGTCAAGTTAGTGAAGCAGGAGTCTTTTCATTGGAGTTCGGCCCAAACAGAGAGGTTGATGTGGATTTATCATCACCCAAGCCATCCAGACACATCTTATTATCTGATGGCTCCCTCCGG GAAGCACCATGGAGGGGTGCTGGTGTTGCCGTACCGATGTTCTCAATCAGGTCAAATGAGGATCTTGGTGTTGGAGAATTCCCAGATCTTAAACTTCTTGTTGACTGGGCAGTCAATTCGGGTTTTCATCTTGTTCAGCTCCTTCCTATCAATGATACTTCTGTTAACAAGATGTGGTGGGATTCATATCCATATAG CTCACTCTCCGTATTTGCGTTGCACCCCTTGTACCTGAGAGTGCAGGCACTTTCAGATGCTATTCCAGCAGATGTTAAG GAAGAGATTTCGAAGGCAAAGAAGGAGTTGGACAAAAAG GACGTCGACTATGAGGCAGCATTGGCCACGAAACTCAGAATTGCCCAAAAAATGTTTAATTTAGAAAAGGACAAAGTGCTAAATTCAGCTCCGTTCAAGCAGTTCTTATCTGAAAATGAG GAATGGTTGAAGCCATATGCTGCATTTTGCTTTCTTCGGGATTTCTTCGAGACATCAGATCACAGCCAGTGGGGTCGGTTTTCTCAGTTTTCCAAGGAGAAG CTTGACAAGCTAGTCGCAGCAGATGCTTTGCACCATGATATTATACGCTTCCACTACTATGTCCAATATCATCTATTTACACAA TTATCAGAGGCAGctgcatatgcaaggaagaacaaggtTATTCTGAAAGGAGATTTACCTATTGGTGTTGATAGGAACAGTGTGGATACTTGGGTATACCCTACATTATTTCGCATGAATACCGCTACTGGTGCACCTCCAGATTACTTTGCCAAAAGTGGACAAAATTGGGGTTTTCCTACATATAACTGGGAGGAGATGTCAAAGGATAATTATGGGTGGTGGCGAGCTCGTCTGACACAG CTATCAAAATTCTTCACAGCGTATAGGATAGACCATATTTTGGGTTTCTTTAGGATCTGGGAGCTTCCAGATCATGCTGCCACAGGTCTTTGTGGAAAATTTAGACCTTCAATTCCTCTTAGTCAG GAGGAGCTTCTAGGTGATGGTATCTGGGATTTTGATCGGATGAGCCGCCCATATATTCGTCAGGACATGCTGGAG GAGAAGTTTGGATCTCTTTGGACAGTTGTTGCAGCCAACTTTCTGCACGAGTATCAGAAACACTGCTACGAG TTCAAAGAGGAATGCAACACCGAGAAAAAGATTGTTACAAAGCTTAATACCAGTCCCGAAAAATCACTCTGGCTGGAGAAAGAAGACAGTATTCGGCGTGGTCTGTTCGATCTTCTACAG AATATAGTCCTCATCAGAGATCCCGAGGACTCCACAAAGTACTATCCCCGCTTTAACCTGGAAGATACTTCAAGTTTTAGGGACTTGGATGAACATAG CAAAAATGTCCTTAGAAGATTATACCATGACTATTATTTCGTTCGCCAAGAAAATCTTTGGCGACAAAATGCACTGAAGACTCTACCTGTTCTATTGAACTGTTCGGATATGTTGGCATGCGGGGAAGATCTTGGCCTTATCCCTGCTTGTGTTCACCCT GTTATGCTAGAACTCGGGTTGATTGGATTGCGTATCCAGAGAATGCCTAGTGAACCAGGCTTGGAATTTGATATTCCGTCCAAGTACAGCTATATGACG GTTTGTGCTCCCTCATGTCATGATTGCTCCACATTACGTGCTTGGTGGGAAGGAGATGAAGGGACAAGAAGTCGTTTTTACAAGACTGTAATTGGCAGCGACAAAGAGGCCCCATCTCGTTGCACCCCAGAAGTAGTGAACTTCATTCTTCAGCAGCATTTCGATGCACCGTCAATGTGGGCAATCTTTCCGCTACAG GATCTGCTCGCGCTGAAAGACAAATACACCGCAAGACCAGCAGCGGAGGAAACAATCAACGACCCCACTAACCCGAGGCATTATTGGAGATTCC GCCTACATGTGCCACTGGAGTCCATACTGGAGGACAAGGACATCCAGGCGAGCATCAAGAACCTCGTCACAAGCAGCGGGAGGTCATTCCCTGGCAAGAAAACGGACAAGGCCTAG